CCGGACGCTGAGGAGTACGTCCGAGGCTACCGGATCCGGTAGCGGTAGGGCTTCGACTCGATCACGTCGACGTCGCCGGTTCGCGCGCGGTGGCCCAGGATCGTCGCGATCCGGTGGGCGCTCTCGGGCTCCTGACCCGATTCGGCGAGGCGGTCTCTGATCTCGCGGGCGGTGAGCGGTTCGTCGGCGCGCTCTTCGAGGACGGTTCGGATCCGCTCGAACTCCGCAGACCGCGGAACCATGTGAGAGACCCCGAGCCGACGGGTAATAAGCCCTCGTCGGACGGAAGTCAGACGGGCGTGTCGTGTTCGTCCTCGAAGTCCCGCGTCCGTCGGTACTCGTCGACGAACGCGCTCACGTCGAAGGCGAACATGCCCTCCTCGAACTCGCGTTCGGCGTCCGGGTCCTCCGCGTGCCCGATCGCGTGCTCCATCAGTTCGACGATCAGTTCGACGACGACCTCGTGGAGCGCCCGCGAGTCGAACCCGGTCACCCAGAGCATCGAGTAGCCCGCCGCCCCCTCCTCGGAGGTGTCCTCGGCGACGACCTCGTCGGGGAACTCCTCTATGACCATCCCCATGAGGTGCGGGGTGCCGAACTCGCCGAACTCGTCGGCCGTCTCGACGGCCTCCCGTAACACCGCGACGATCGACTCCGGGACGAACCGCGAGGGTGGGTGGACGTCGGTGACCACGGCGTGGGTCTCCCCGCAGGAACAGCGGAACTCCCGCATCCCGAGATCGAACGCGCTCACGCGTGCGGACTCGCCACAGGGGAGCGTGAACTCGGCACCGGTGTCCCCGGGAACCCGTGGCGTCGCCATGTGCGCCGGTTGCTACTCCGGACGGTTAACGCTCGCGATCACCACTCGACGCCGGGCGGGTCGTCCCACTCGTCGGCCTCCTTCGGGCGGTCGGCCTCCCCCGTTTCGTCCCCGTCGGCCCCGGCCTCGTCCTCGATCACCTGCGCGTAGACCCGGCCGTGTACCGCGAGCCAGACGACGTTCGCGGCCGCGACGAAGACGACCGAGAGCAGCGTGGAGACGAGCGCGAGGCCGGTCGAGAGCGAGGAGGCGAAGGCGAAGGGCGCGGTCAGGATCACCCCCGCAGAGCGAACAGCGACGTAGATCGCCGCGAGCGAGACGAGCAGCCCCGCCAGTTTCAGGCGAACCCCCTTCGTCCGCGAGACGCTCTCGACCATCGCGTCGACGCCGTTTCTGTCCTCGACGGCGACGCCCGGCCGCGCGAAGACGAAGAGCACGGCGAGGAGGAGGCCGGGAACGACGAAGAGCACGAGGCCGATCCCGACCATCGCCCAGACGGCGACTCGGGCCAGCAGTTCGTTCCCGGTCGCGGCCGCGAGCCGACGCCAGACGAGGTCGTCGGGGAGGCCGTTCCGGACGTCCGCGACCGACGCCCGGACGACGACGACGCTCGCCGCGACCCAGCCGAGCAGCCAGGTGAGCAACAGCAGCGAGATCGCGGCGCCCGGGATCGGGAGCGCGAGCGGCGCGATCGAGTCGTCCTCGAGGAGCGTCCTCGCCTCCTCGTCCAGTTCGACCTCGCCCTCACCCTCGAGCGCGAGCATCGACTCGCCGAGGGAGGCGACGGCGCTGTCGAACGCGACCGATCCCAGGAGGCCGATCCCGGTGAAGACGCCGACGAGGAGAAGACCGTTCCGGGAGACGGTCCACCGGAGCCCCTCGCGCAGCGCACCGAGGACGGAGACTGACATGGCTCGGGGGTCGTCGGGCGACCGCCCTAAACCTCGCGATACGGATCCGTTACGGCCAGTCCTCGCTCGCGTCCTCGTCCCCGTCGGACTCCTCGCCACCCCCGTCGCCGAGCGTCCAGCCGGCGGCCTCCGCGGCATCCTCGATCGGGAGGTACTCCCAGTCGATGGCGGCGGCGAGCTCTCCGTCCTCCTCGCTCGCCCCGACCAGCACGTGGCGCTCGGTGTCGAACTGCTCGCGCACGCGTTCGAGGCTCTCGCGTTTCCCGCGCGGGCCGGAGAAGAAGTCCTGTCGGATGCGGTGTTTGCGCGTGAAGTTCGTCACGACGTACGTCGGTTCGTCGGAGACGACGCCGACGTACCGTGTCCAGCCCCTGGCGTCCTTGAACGTCGTGCCCGGATCCGAGAGTCGGGAGAGCGCCTCGAGTTCGAACGCGAGCGTCATGTCCCCGCTGCCGTTCATACGGGGGTTCGTCGCGGCCGGGCGAAAACCGTGTCGGTGTCGGACGTGGAGCCGACGACGGCAAGTAGATATAAGTCACCCGCACCGAATCTCCCGCGCAGACGGATATGAATCGACGACTCGCACTCGGGGCGCTCGCGGTCGCGGCGGGCGTCGGCGTCGCGGTCGCGGGCGGAAAGCGACTCCGACAGATCGGCGAAACGGATATGACGACGGTCGTCGCGTTCGTCGGCGATCGGCCCGGCGAGTGGATCGCGGCGACGCCGGAGGGAACGGTCGACCGGGACCACGAGGGACGGTTCGAGGTGGACGAGCGGTTCGAACGCAGCGCGGACGTCTAGCCCTGCGGTGGGGCGAGCTTCTCGATGTCGACGTCCTTCTCCAGGAGGAGTTCCGTCGCGCCGCTCACGTCGCGTTCCTCGCGAATGAGCTTCTTGAACCGGGTCTGTGGCGCGAGGTCGCCGATGAGTACGCCGCCGACGATCTTTCCGTCCTTGATAGCGAGCCTGCGCCACTCCGTCTCGGAGTACTTGCGTTCGACGTACTCGTCGCCGAGGGTCGGGTGGCCGAAGGAGAGAAACGGGAAGTCGAAGTGCGTGATCGAGTACGACGAGACCCAGCGAAACGCCTCCTCCTCACCGTCGGCAGCCATGTTCACCCCGGCGGTCTTGCCCTGCTCTTTCGCCGAGCCCCACGAGCCGTTCTGGGCGTACTCCCCGAGGATCGTGTCGTAATACCGGGTGATGTCGCCCGAGGCGTAGATGTCGTCGACGTTCGTCTGCATGTACTCGTCGACGACGATGCCGTCTTCCTGCTCGAGGCCCGCGCTGTGGAGGTACTCGGTGTTGAAGTCGAGACCGATCGCCACGCCCACGAACTCCGCGCCGTAGGACTCGCCGTTCGGGTCGACCGCGGTCTCGACTCTCCCGTCGGAGTCGACCTCGAAGCGGTCGACGCCGCTGTCGAAGACCGGCGTGACGTTTCGTTCCCTGAGCGCGTCGTGGATGATCTCGGCGCCGTCGAGACTGAGCGCGTAGCGCCACCAGCGGTCGCCGCGCATCAGGTAGTTGCCCTCGATATCCTGGGCGGCACAGATCGCGGCGAGGTCGATCCCGAGCAGGCCGGCGCCGATGACGACGCCGGTCTCCGCTTCCTCCGCCGCCTCGCGAATCGCGCGCGCGTCCTGAAACGTCCAGAAGTGGTTGATGCCGTCGGCGTCGCTGTTCTCGACCGGGAGCTGTACCGGCGTCCCACCGGTCGCGATCAGGAGCTTGTCGTAGCCGATCTCCTCGCCGCCGTGGGTGAACAGCAGGTGATCCTCGGGGTCGACCCCGCAGACGTGGGTGTCGAGTTTCAGTTCGATCTCGCGGTCGTCGTACCAGCTCTCGTCGTGGATCGAGATCGGCGCCTCCGGGAGTTTTCCCTTCGCGAACTCCTTGATCAGGATCCGGTTGTACAGCGGCTCGCCCTCGTCCGTGATGATCGTGATTTCGCCGTCCTGGTCGTTCTCGCGAAGTGTCTCCGCCGCCGTGCTCCCCGAGATACCGTCGCCGATAATCACGTACGACGTGCTCATAGATCGGTTTCGCAACGGAGGGTAAAGTCGGTTGCTATCCGGAAACAGCCGGCCGACCCTCGGCCGCGACCGTCTCGTACAGCGCGGCGAGCCGTTCGATCGAGTGCTCGACCGAGAGCATCCGCCGGCGCCGCAGACAGAGATCCGAGAGGCGCTCGCGGTCGCGCAACACCCGGTCGATCGCCCGGCGGAACGCCTCGACGTCTCCCTGCGGGTAGTGGTAGCCGGTCTCGCCCTCGATGACGGTGTCCGAGAGCGCGCCCGCGTCGACCGCGACGATCGGCGTCCCGCAGGCGGCGGCCTCCATCGCGACAAGCCCCTGCGTCTCCGTCGGGCTGGGGAAGGCGAAGACGTCGAGCGCGGAGTAGAAGGCGGGGAGCTCCTCGCGCTCTACGAAACCGAGGAATCGGGCGTCGACACCGCGCTCCCGGGCGTGGCGTTCGAGGGCGTCCCGTTCGGGACCGTCACCCCCCAGCACGAGCGTGTACTCCGTCCCGGCGACGGTGTCGATCAGCTCCCTCAACCGCTTCTCGGCGCTGTGACGGCCGGTGTAGCCGACGAGCGGCCTCGCGCCCTCGAGTCCGTGGTGCGTGCGGAATCCGGAGGGGTCGGTCGGGGCGAAGAACCCGGTGTCGACGCCGTTCGAGAGCACCGCGATCCGTGACTCGATCCCGACCTCCTCTCTGAGGTAGTCGCGGGTGTACGAGGTGGGCGTGATCACGAGGTCTGCCTTCTCGAAGAACCAGCGCTCGTACCGGCGGCAGGCGAACCAGAGCCCGGTCGCGAGCGCCTCGCCGGCGACCTTGGTCTCCGTGCGCTCGCCGAGCATCGTGTGGTAGGAGGCGATCAGCGGGACCCCCTTCCCCCGGGCGTAGCGCAGCCCCGCGACCCCGAGCGAGAAGGGCGTGTGTGCGTGGACGAGATCGGGCTCGGGCAGTCCCCTCGGGATCGGCGGCAGCCCGAGGCGGTACTGCTCGTAGAGCGGGGCCTGGAGGCTCCTGACCGGGAACTCGTCCGGGCCCGGCTCGTAGCCGTCGATCCGGGGGAAGACGACGGGCATCCGCCCGCGCTCGTGCCACCGGTCGCGCCAGAGGTCGATCGCGTAGGTCACCCCGTTGATCGTCGGCCGGTAGAGGTCCGTGAAGACGGTGACGGTCTCGACCATAGGAGGAGGTCCTCGCCGGGGGGTAGGAACCTTCCGATCAGTCGACGAGGTAGGTGATGTCGTTTCGCGAGAGCAGTTCGCGCATCGTCCGCACCCCGCGGTCGGTGTCCCAGCCGATCCCCCGGTAGTGTTTGACCGGGTGGGTGAGCCAGGAGTACTCCCAGTGGGCACAGACCTCGATTCCCTCGCTCCGGGGATCGAACAGCGTCACGTGGAGCTGTTCGTCCGCGAACGTCGAGGCGCGTCGGACCCAGCTCCCGGCCGAGGCGCGGCCGTCGCCGTGGACCTTCAGTGCGGCGATCGGCTCGCGGTGAAAGCCCATCCCCCGCAGGTCCGTCGCGAACGTCGGCAGCTCCCGTTCGACGCGGCCGACGTACTCCGAGGGGTGCATCACACACTGTGCGTAGCCGCCGACCCGCTCCAGCGCACCGTCGACCGCCGGCCAGAACCGACGGCGTGCGCGGGTGAGCCGGTCGAGCTCCGACCGGATCTCGCGTCGATCTCGCTTCGTCGCCACGAGGGGTATAGGGAGGCGATCCGATATATGGTTTCTCGTCCGGGCGATCGGAACCGGCTCCCGCCGATCGCCGATCCATCGGGGCGAGCGAAGGGAGCGGGACCGCCCGTCCACCTGGAGCGGGACGTTCAAGGCCGTCGCGTCCCTCATCCCACCCGATGAAGATCCACCAGAACCCGCGTCACTGGGCGGCGAAGAAGGCGTTGACGACGCCCGGAATCAGCTCCGTCGCGAACTACGGGCTGGTGAAGATGCACACCAAGATCTTCCTCGGGAAGGCAGACGAGGAGCGGCGAGAGGAGCGAAAAGAGCATTTAGACGACTTCTTCGACGCGACGATGGACACCTACGTCGCGGCGCTGGAGGCCGGCTACTCCGAGGCCGAGGCGCGCGAGGTCACCCACCTCCAAGCGAACTTCGACTTCTTCAACCACGGCTGGACCGAGATGATGGAGATACCCGCCGAGGAGTTCGAGACCCACTACCGCCGCTACGGGGACTTTTTCACTGGACACGGCATCACGATCGACGACCCGCTCGGCGAGTTCCGTCCCCCGGAAGGGATCGCGGACGCACCGGAGACGCCGGAGAGACGCGATCGGGGGGCGTACGAGAACGCGATCGCCGGCTTCGCCGACGACGTCTACGTCGTCACCGGCGAGGGCGAGACGGTCGTCGGGGGCGACGGCCCCGAACCCGAGGTGAGCGTCGCCGACGCCCCGGGCGTCTCCGAAGAGGACGCCGACGAGGGCGCGAACGCGGACTGACCCTCGAACGCTAGTTCACCGCGCAGCCGTTCGGTCCGAGCCCGAGGTCCGCGGTACCGTCTACCCACCCGGTTCCAGTACCGGACAGCGCTGTGTAGAGCAGTCACCGCTGCGGACGGTGAGACGTTCGGGTAGCCACGAAGCGGTCACCCAGCGATGGGCTGTCCTCAGAGACGGCTAGACGAGCAGCTGAATGTCGGCTGTCGCCATCCGCTGGAAGGCCGTCGCGGCACCAACACCGGTCGTCACACCCTCGTAGAAGTCGTCCTCCTCGTAGCCGAGCAGGTCGATCGTCATCTGGCAGGCCTGCAGGTCGACACCGCTGTCCAGGGCGGTCCGGACCAGTTCCTCGACCGAGGCGACGTCGTTGTCCTCGATCCGCTTTCGCATCATCCGGGTGGTCATCCGGTCCATTCCGGGGAGGGCGGCGATCGCGTTCGGAACCGGCAGGTTTGGGTTGCCGACGGCGCTCAGCTTCAGGTCCTTCGAGCGCTCCTCGTGGAGGATCTCGAGCCCCCAGAAGGTGTGAAAGACCGTGACCTCGTAGCCGAACGCGGCGGCGGTGCTCGCGAGGATCAGCGGCGGGTAGGCCATGTCGAGGGTGCCTTTCGTGGCGATGATCACCATTTCCTTCGAGCCCTCGTCGACGTCGGTTCGAAGCGCCGAGAGCTCGGTCTCGAGCTCGTCGATGCGCTCTCGGAGCGCGTCGAGTTCGTCGGTCGAGGCGGTCTCGTTTCCCGTGGAGGCCGTGTCCGTGCTCATCTCACTCGACCTTCTCGAGGTAGTGTCTGTAGACGGTCTCTCCGTCCTCGATCGCTTCCTCCTGGCCGAGGAGTTCGGCGCCGTCGGTCGACTCCACCCAGCCCTTGATATCGCTCATGCTCCCCGAGTCGGTCGCGATCACACAGAGCGTCGAACCCGGCTCCAGGCCGTCGAACGCTCCCTTCGTCTCGATGACCGGCATCGGACAGTTCTTCCCTCTCACGTCGAGCGTCTCCGTCGGTGTGTTCGAACTCATAGTTTCTCTCTGTTGGAGCTACCACACAATATCACTGAGAGCGGCATAAGTGTGTTGGTTTTTGTGATTCTAATACAATATCGTCGGACACGGCGACTGTGACGGATAGACGGGAAACCAGCATACCGAAGGAAGAGAGCCATTCATCGGCCACCGTACAGAGACGGTCGCTCGCCTATCCGGAGCGGTATTGTGATGATATGGAACTATAGTACGAACGCTTAAGGCGGTGTGTCCACTACGACGGGACAGAGATGGATCCCGATTCGATGGAGTTCCCGAGTTCGGACGCTCCGGTCGAGACGGTCTCTCCAGGCCGTCTCAAGGAACGTATCGACCTCGGCGAGGACGTGACGCTGCTCGACGTGCGCATGGAGAGCGAGTACGAGGAGTGGCGGATCGACGGCGAGAGCGTCAAGAACGTCAACGTCCCCTACTTCGAGTTCCTCGACGAGGAGATCGACGAGGACGTCCTCGCGCGGATTCCCGACGACCGCGAACTCACGGTCCTCTGTGCGAAGGGCGGCGCGAGCGAGTTCGTGGCAGCAGCGCTCGCAGAGCGCGGCTACGACGTCGACCACCTCGAAGAGGGGATGAACGGGTGGGCGCGGGTCTACGAGGCACACGAGGTCACCGGCTACGACGGCGCCGGCACGCTCGTCCAGTACCAGCGCCCCTCAAGCGGCTGTCTGGGCTACCTCCTCTTCGACGGGAGCGAGGCCGCCGTGTTCGACCCGCTCCGTGCGTTCACCGACCGCTACCTCGCGGACGCCGAGGAGTTCGGTGTGGAGCTGACGTACGCCTTCGACACGCACGTCCACGCGGACCACGTCTCCGGGCTCCGCGAACTGGCCGCCGAGGGCGTCGAGGCGGTCCTCCCGGAGGCCGCGGGCGATCGGGGCGTCACGTACACGGACGAGCTGACGCTGACGACCGATGGCGACACGTTCGCAGTCGGTGACGCGACGATCGAGACGGTGTTCACGCCCGGCCACACCTCCGGGATGAGTTCCTACCTGATCGACGACGCGTTCCTCGCGACCGGCGACACCCTGTTCGTCGAGAACGTCGCCCGACCCGACCTCGAGGAGGACGACGACGGTGCGCCGGAGGCCGCTCGTACCCTGTACGAGAGCCTGCAAGAGCGCGTCCTCACGCTTCCCGACGACACGCTCGTCGGGGGGGCACACGCCAGCGACGCGGCCGTGCCAGCCGCGGACGGCACCTACACGGCACGGATCGTCGATCTGAAGGGACGGATGGACGCGCTCTCGATGGACGACGACGAGTTCGTCGAACTGGTCCTCTCTGAGATGCCCCCCAGACCGGCCAACTACGAGGAGATCATCGCGACGAACCTCGGTCGTCGCGAGACGGACGACGAGGAGGCGTTCACGCTCGAACTCGGCCCGAACAACTGCGCCGCGAGCCGGGAGACGCTCACGAGCGACTGATCGCCCCCTGGACGACGCGAACCGCGAGAGAGTGCCCGATCGCTGATCGCAGAGCTACTCGGATCCGACACGGTCGAGGCGGTCGAGGCGGTCGAGGCGGTCGAGGCGGTGTTCCCGAACGGGATCGCCCGGTACGCGGTCGGCGGGCTCCTCGTCGGACTCGCGACGGCGTTTACCTGCTACGGGACCGGGATCGCTACTGGTGGCAGTGCGTTCCTCGAGTCGACGCTCTCGTACGTCTCCGACCGGGAGCGGTTCCAGCGAGACCGCGGTTCCCGTGACTGGCGGGTCCTCTTCACGGTCGGCATCGTCCTCGGGGCGGCGGTGTACGCGCTGGCGTTCCAATCGGAACAGCTCACGAGTTCGCCGAATGCGCCCGGGTCGACGGACGACTCGCGAGCGTGAACTGACCACCGAGTTCGCCACCCACGAGGACGACCGGACCGGGTGCGCACGGCCGGCGTAGACGGCCGCCGACAGCCCAGCGAACCTCGACCTACGACGGCGATCTCGCGTATCTCCGAGCGGTATCTACTCGGTGTAGGCCTCGATCAGTGAACGGAGCCGGTCCTCGGGCTGGACGCCCACGACCGACTCGACCTGCTGGCCGTTCGCGAAGAGCGCGAGCGTCGGGACGCCACGGACGCCGTACGCTCCCGCGAGTTCCTGGTTGGCTTCGACGTCTACCGTCGCGATCGTCGCGTCGGTCTCGACTGCGAGGCGGTCGATGGCCGGGGCCAGCATCTGGCACGGTCCACACCAGTCGGCGTAGAACTCCACCAAGACAACGTCGTACTCGTCGAGTAGATCGTTCAACTC
This region of Halalkalicoccus sp. CGA53 genomic DNA includes:
- a CDS encoding DUF5815 family protein, translated to MATPRVPGDTGAEFTLPCGESARVSAFDLGMREFRCSCGETHAVVTDVHPPSRFVPESIVAVLREAVETADEFGEFGTPHLMGMVIEEFPDEVVAEDTSEEGAAGYSMLWVTGFDSRALHEVVVELIVELMEHAIGHAEDPDAEREFEEGMFAFDVSAFVDEYRRTRDFEDEHDTPV
- a CDS encoding DUF7124 domain-containing protein, with product MNGSGDMTLAFELEALSRLSDPGTTFKDARGWTRYVGVVSDEPTYVVTNFTRKHRIRQDFFSGPRGKRESLERVREQFDTERHVLVGASEEDGELAAAIDWEYLPIEDAAEAAGWTLGDGGGEESDGDEDASEDWP
- a CDS encoding NAD(P)/FAD-dependent oxidoreductase; its protein translation is MSTSYVIIGDGISGSTAAETLRENDQDGEITIITDEGEPLYNRILIKEFAKGKLPEAPISIHDESWYDDREIELKLDTHVCGVDPEDHLLFTHGGEEIGYDKLLIATGGTPVQLPVENSDADGINHFWTFQDARAIREAAEEAETGVVIGAGLLGIDLAAICAAQDIEGNYLMRGDRWWRYALSLDGAEIIHDALRERNVTPVFDSGVDRFEVDSDGRVETAVDPNGESYGAEFVGVAIGLDFNTEYLHSAGLEQEDGIVVDEYMQTNVDDIYASGDITRYYDTILGEYAQNGSWGSAKEQGKTAGVNMAADGEEEAFRWVSSYSITHFDFPFLSFGHPTLGDEYVERKYSETEWRRLAIKDGKIVGGVLIGDLAPQTRFKKLIREERDVSGATELLLEKDVDIEKLAPPQG
- a CDS encoding glycosyltransferase — translated: MVETVTVFTDLYRPTINGVTYAIDLWRDRWHERGRMPVVFPRIDGYEPGPDEFPVRSLQAPLYEQYRLGLPPIPRGLPEPDLVHAHTPFSLGVAGLRYARGKGVPLIASYHTMLGERTETKVAGEALATGLWFACRRYERWFFEKADLVITPTSYTRDYLREEVGIESRIAVLSNGVDTGFFAPTDPSGFRTHHGLEGARPLVGYTGRHSAEKRLRELIDTVAGTEYTLVLGGDGPERDALERHARERGVDARFLGFVEREELPAFYSALDVFAFPSPTETQGLVAMEAAACGTPIVAVDAGALSDTVIEGETGYHYPQGDVEAFRRAIDRVLRDRERLSDLCLRRRRMLSVEHSIERLAALYETVAAEGRPAVSG
- a CDS encoding DUF6149 family protein, with translation MKIHQNPRHWAAKKALTTPGISSVANYGLVKMHTKIFLGKADEERREERKEHLDDFFDATMDTYVAALEAGYSEAEAREVTHLQANFDFFNHGWTEMMEIPAEEFETHYRRYGDFFTGHGITIDDPLGEFRPPEGIADAPETPERRDRGAYENAIAGFADDVYVVTGEGETVVGGDGPEPEVSVADAPGVSEEDADEGANAD
- a CDS encoding DsrE/DsrF/DrsH-like family protein, whose translation is MSTDTASTGNETASTDELDALRERIDELETELSALRTDVDEGSKEMVIIATKGTLDMAYPPLILASTAAAFGYEVTVFHTFWGLEILHEERSKDLKLSAVGNPNLPVPNAIAALPGMDRMTTRMMRKRIEDNDVASVEELVRTALDSGVDLQACQMTIDLLGYEEDDFYEGVTTGVGAATAFQRMATADIQLLV
- a CDS encoding sulfurtransferase TusA family protein, whose translation is MSSNTPTETLDVRGKNCPMPVIETKGAFDGLEPGSTLCVIATDSGSMSDIKGWVESTDGAELLGQEEAIEDGETVYRHYLEKVE
- a CDS encoding MBL fold metallo-hydrolase, producing the protein MDPDSMEFPSSDAPVETVSPGRLKERIDLGEDVTLLDVRMESEYEEWRIDGESVKNVNVPYFEFLDEEIDEDVLARIPDDRELTVLCAKGGASEFVAAALAERGYDVDHLEEGMNGWARVYEAHEVTGYDGAGTLVQYQRPSSGCLGYLLFDGSEAAVFDPLRAFTDRYLADAEEFGVELTYAFDTHVHADHVSGLRELAAEGVEAVLPEAAGDRGVTYTDELTLTTDGDTFAVGDATIETVFTPGHTSGMSSYLIDDAFLATGDTLFVENVARPDLEEDDDGAPEAARTLYESLQERVLTLPDDTLVGGAHASDAAVPAADGTYTARIVDLKGRMDALSMDDDEFVELVLSEMPPRPANYEEIIATNLGRRETDDEEAFTLELGPNNCAASRETLTSD
- the trxA gene encoding thioredoxin; the protein is MTADTTAESSTNVLDDPLTVESQAELNDLLDEYDVVLVEFYADWCGPCQMLAPAIDRLAVETDATIATVDVEANQELAGAYGVRGVPTLALFANGQQVESVVGVQPEDRLRSLIEAYTE